A stretch of DNA from Rathayibacter sp. VKM Ac-2762:
GAAGGTGATGATGTCGCCGCGGGTGCGGATCTCCTTCGTGACCTTCTTGAGGCGCTCCTCGAAGTCACCGCGGTAGCGGGACCCGGCGATGAGCGAGCCGAGGTCGAGCGTGTAGAGCTGCTTGTCCTTCAGCGTCTCGGGCACGTCGCCGCGCACGATCGCCTGGGCGAGGCCCTCGACGACGGCGGTCTTGCCGACGCCGGGCTCGCCGATCAGGACGGGGTTGTTCTTGGAGCGGCGGGAGAGGATCTGCATGACCCGCTCGATCTCCTTCTCGCGCCCGATGACCGGGTCGAGCTTGTTGTCGCGCGCCGCCTGGGTGAGGTTGCGTCCGAACTGGTCGAGGATCTGCGATCCCCCCTGAGGCTGCTGCTGCTCACCGCCCACGGCGACCTGCTCCTTGCCCTGGTAGCCGGAGAGCAGCTGGATGACCTGCTGGCGCACGCGGTTCAGGTCGGCACCGAGCTTGACCAGCACCTGAGCGGCGACGCCCTCGCCCTCGCGGATGAGGCCGAGCAGGATGTGCTCGGTCCCGATGTAGTTGTGGCCGAGCTGCAGCGCTTCGCGCAGGGACAGCTCGAGGACCTTCTTCGCCCGAGGCGTGAAGGGGATGTGGCCGGTCGGCTGCTGCTGCCCCTGGCCGATGATGTCCTGCACCTGCTCGCGCACAGCGTCGAGCGAGATCCCGAGGGACTCGAGCGCCTTGGCGGCCACTCCCTCGCCCTCGTGGATCAGGCCGAGCAGGATGTGCTCCGTGCCGATGTAGTTGTGATTGAGCATCTTGGCCTCTTCCTGGGCCAGGACGACGACGCGCCGCGCGCGATCGGTGAATCTCTCGAACATGCTGTCACTCCCTACAGAACCCGCAGGGGTGGGCTCCGATACGTCGACTGTAACCAGCGCTCCCCCCGGTGAGCAGGCCTGTTCGCCCTGGGCGTGCACGCGATCCGGAGGGGTGCGGGCGACGGTCCCGTCCACCGGTCCATGCGAAGGCATACACTTCCCGCATGAGCAACCTGGAGGAGCATCCCGACGAGCTCCCCGTCGCCGCGGAGCCGGTCCCTCGCGAGTCCGGCGCGGTCGAGATCCTGGAGGCGCGGCTCGTCCCGCTCGGCGGTCCGCGCGCGATCGAGGTGCGCCGCACCCTCCCCCAGCGCTCGCGCTCGACCATCGGCGCATGGTGCTTCGCTGACCACTACGGCCCGGTGCGGCTCGGCGAGGAGGCCGGGATGGACGTCCCGCCGCACCCGCACACCGGCCTGCAGACCGTGAGCTGGCTCTTCGAGGGCGAGATCGAGCACCGCGACAGCGTTGGCAGCCTCGCCGTGGTGCGCCCGGGCGAGCTCAACCTGATGACGGCCGGACGCGGCATCTCGCACTCGGAGGTCTCGACCGGGGGCGCGCCCGTCCTGCACGGGGTGCAGCTCTGGGTCGCGCTGCCCGAGGAGGCGCGGCTCGTCGATCCGTTCTTCGAGCACCACCGCGGCGTGCCCGTGGAGCTGCCCGGCGCGCTGGTGCGCGTCTTCGTCGGAGGGATGCTGGGCGCGTCGGTGCCCGCGAGCACCTTCACTCCGCTGGTCGCCGCCCAGATCGACCTCGAGCCGGGTGCCCGGGTCGAGCTGCCGGTCGAGGAGTCGTGGGAGTACGGCGTGCTCGTCGACGCCGGCCCCGTGGCGGTCGAGGGTGCGGACGTCCCGCGCTCGGACCTCGCCTACCTGACGCCCGGCCGCTCGCACCTGGTGCTGACCGCCGGGGACGCGGGAGCCCGCGTGGTGCTGCTCGGCGGCGAGCCGTTCGCCGAGGAGCTGGTGATGTGGTGGAACTTCGTCGGCCGCAGCCACGACGACGTGGCGGCCGCCCGCGAGCGCTGGCAGTCCGACGTGATCGCCCGGGCGGATCCCGCGGGACCGTTCGGCACCGTCGACGGGTACGGCGGACGCGCGCTCCCCGCGCCCGTGCTGCCGACCGTGCGCCTCAAGCCGCGCCGCCGGGCCTGAGCCGAGACCGTCAGGGCGAGGCGCTCCGAGGCGGGGCCCACGACTCGGGAGCGCGGGAGTCGCGATGATCCCGCTCGACCACCGCGACTCCCGCGCTCTCACCGGCGCGTCAGGACGCGTCCGACTCCTTCTTCGCGGCGGCCTTCGCTGCTGCCTCGCGGTCGGTGGCCTCGGCCGTCTCGCGGAAGGCGCGGCGAGGATCCTGCAGCGCGCTCATCGGCGAGAGGTCGCGCGGAGTGACGGCGTCGACGAGCCAGCCCGTGATGATCCGCCACTTGCGGTCCAGGGTCGGCATCGCCGCTCCGTGGTAGGCGCGGTGCGCGAGCCATGCGGGGAGGCCGCGCAGCTTCACGCCCTTGATCAGGCCCGCGCCCTTGCCGATGCCGTACTCGGCGACGGTCCCGACTGAGGCGTGCCGGTACTCCTCCACTGTGCCTCCGGTGAGGTCGGCGATGATGTTGCGCGCCAGGAGCTTGGCCTGCCGAACCGCGTTCTGCGCGTTCGGCGGGTAGTACGCGGGCTGCTTCTCGCTGGTGAGGTCCGGCACCTGCGCGCCGTCGCCGGCCGCCCAGGCGCCGCCCACCGGCTCGCCGTCCTCGCGGATGACCCGCAGGCGCGCATCCGCCATGACGTGGCCCTTCGGCCCGCGGGGCGCGTCGGTCGCGTCGAGGATCGGGTTCGGCTTCACGCCGGCGGTCCACACGATCGTGGCCGTCGGGATGCGCTCGCCCGAGGAGAGCTCCACGACGCCGTCCTCGCAGGAGGGCATCGTCGTCTTCAGGTGCACGTGCACGCCGCGCGAGCGGAGGTGGTCGAGCGTCCACTTCGAGAGCTCGGGACCGACCTCGGGGGCGACCCGGTCCAGTGCCTCGACGAGGTGCCAGGTGACGTCGCCCATCGAGAGGGAGGGCTGCGCGGCGAGGGTCTTGCGGCTGAGGTCGAGCAGCTCGCTCAGCGCCTCGACGCCGGTGTAGCCGCCACCGACGAAGACGAAGGTGAGCAGGCGCCGGCGCTCGGCGGGATCGGTGGTGAGCGCCGCCTTCGCGATGTTCTCGATGACGCGGTCGCGCAGGTGCGCCGCCTCCTCCACCGTCTTGAAGCCGATGCCGTGCTCGGCGAGGCCCGGCGTGGGGAACGTGCGGGTGACGGCTCCGAGCGCGAAGACGACCTGGTCGAACTCGATCGTGCGAGTGGAGCCGTCCATCGCGGCGACGGTGGCGCTGCGCTCGGCGAGGCTCACGCCGGTGATCGCGCCGCGGATCACGCGGGTGCGCTTGAGCGCGGAGACCAGCGGCACCGTGACGTGGCGCGGCTGGACGTGCCCGCCGGCGACCTCGGGCAGCAGCGGCTGGTAGGTCATGTAGGGGTTCGGCTCGACGACGGTGACGTCGATCGGCGCCTCCCCCCGTCTCTTCTCGAGGCCCCAGGCCGTGTACAGGCCGACGTAGCCGCCGCCGAGGATGAGGATGCGCGTCGTACGGGATGCCGTCATGTCCGTTCCCTTCTCGAACCCGGCGCCGGGCAGGCGGAACCGGATGGTGCTGAGGACGCTCCGACGCTACGCGGGGCGCGGCGGCCCGCACAGGGCCTTGCGCGACGAGCCGGGGCCGCGCATCCTCCGCCGGCGGGCGGACGGGAGCCGCGCTACTGCAGCGCCGAGGTGAGCCGCGCCAGGTTGTCGAGCAGGGTCGAGCGGAGCGGCTGCTGCCGCCACTCGCGGAGGGTCAGCTCGCGGGAGTGCTCGCGGTAGTCCTGCTGCACCTGGCGCAGGTCCTCGACGAACTCCGCGCCGCGCACCATCAGCGAGACCTCGAGGTTGAGCGTGAAGGAGCGCATGTCCATGTTGCTCGAGCCGATCACGGCGACGTCGTCGTCGATCGTGAAGTGCTTCGCGTGCAGGATGGTCGGCTTGCGGTACATCCAGATGCGCACGCCCGCGGTCAGCAGCGTCTCGTAGTACGAGCGCTGGGCGTGGTAGACCACGGCCTGGTCGCCGATCTCGGAGACGAAGAGCTCCACGTGCACGCCCCGCCGGGTCGCCGTCGTGATCGCGTAGAGCATCGCCTCGTCGGGCACGAAGTACGGGCTGGTGATGATGATCGACTTCTGCGCCGAGTAGAGCAGCGTCAGGAACAGGCGCAGGTTGTTCTCGCCCTCGAACCCCGGCCCGCTCGGCACCACCTGGCAGTCGATGGTGTCGCGCTGCTGCAGCGCCTCCATCGGCTCCGACTCCCGCAGGAGCAGCTCGTCGGTCTCGCTGTACCAGTCGGTGATGAAGATGGCGTTGATGCCCTGCACCACCGGCCCCTCGAGGCGCACCATCAGGTCGTGCCAGTGCAGGCCGCGGCGGATGTTGCCGCGCTTGTTGTAGCTGGAGTCGACGACGTTCTGCGAGCCCATGAAGGCCGCGTTGCCGTCGACGATCAGCAGCTTGCGGTGGTTGCGCAAATCCGGCCGCTGGTACTGCCCGCGCCACGGCCGCACGGGGAGCATGTACGACCACGAGGCGCCCGCCCGCTCGAGGACGCGCAGCCGGCGATGGGTGCCGCTGTAGTAGCCGGGCACGCGGATCGACGCGATGTGGTCGAGGAGGATCCGCACCCGCACCCCGCGGGCCACCGCGCGGTCGAGCGCGTCGAAGAAGGGCGCGGTGGTCGAGTCGGCGGCGAGGATGTAGAACTCGCAGTGCACGTACCGGCGGGCGCGGTCGATCTCGGCGGCCATCGCGCGGATGGTCTGCTCGTAGTCGCCCTGGAGGCGCGCGTCGTTCCCGCCGACCAGCGGCATCGCGCCGAGGTTGCGGTTGAGGGTGACCACCGACTCCAGCCACTGCGGCCACGGGTGCTCCCGGGCGACGCGGTCGATGCCGTCGGTCGACTCCAGGATGAACCGGTTGATCTCCTGCTGCTTCCGGCGGCGCTTGCGCGGCAGCCGGTAGCTCCCGATGAAGAGGAACAGCAGGATGCCGACGTACGGGATCAGGAAGATCGCCATCAGCCAGGCGAGACCGGTGGTCGGACGGCGGTTCCGCGGCACGACGATCACGGCGATCACGCGGACCACGAGCTCGACGACGACGGCCGCGATCGGGAGGATCACGGCCCAGTCGGGTGCGGGCACCGCGCCTCCTCGTTCGTCGTGCGGAGCCGCTCAGCGGGCGCGGGAGGCACCCGCGCGGCGGCGGTGGTCAGGAGGCGTCGCGGGGAGGCAGGCCGCGGCGCTCGCGCTCGCGGGCCTCGATGCGGTCGTACGCGCGGCGCTCGTTGCGGTCCGAGCGGATGAGGGCGCGCATCACGAACCAGAAGATGGCTCCGACCGTGATCGTCGGCACGAGGGCCCACAGCCCCTGGTTCCACAGCTCCCAGTCCATGCGGCGATCCTACCCGCGGCACCGGCGCGGGAGCCGTGAGCCCGGGGGCCCGTGCGCCCAGCGGCCTTCGCGGGCGCTGGGCGCTACTGGCTCTCGACCGACTTGTTCAGCGCCGCGGCGTCGGAGTTGAGGCCCTCCAGCTCCGAGCGCAGGCCGTCGTACACGGCGATGTCCGCGTCGATGGCGGCGCGGGTGGCGTCGACGGCCTGGCTGCGGGCGAGCAGATCGGCGCGCTCCGCCTCGAACTCGGCCGTCGATCCGAAGTCGCCGCTGTCGGCGCGCGAGTTGAAGTCGTCGATCTCGACGTTGAGCGCGTCGTACTCGGCGTTGTTCGCGTCGACTCGCGCCGTGAGGTCGGCGTACATCGTCTCGATCCGGGAGACCAGGTCCTCGATGCGGTTCTCGAGATCGGTGAAGACCGCCTCGTAGCGGGCGTTCAGGCCCACGACGACGGAGCGGTCGTCGAAGAACTCGGCGTAGTGCGCCTCGAGCGCCGGCGGCAGGTCGGCCACCTCGGTCCCCAGGATCGAGTGCAGCTCGTTGACGCGCTCGCCGAGGCCGCCGGTGCGGTACAGCTCGAGGCGCTCGGCGATCGTGCCGTCCTGAGGGAGGGTCTCGTACGCGGCCTCGAGCTCGTCGCCCAGCTCGGCCTGCTCCTCCGCGTCGAGCCGCACCCACGCGGCGTGCAGCATCTCGTGGGCCGCCGTCACGTCGCGGATCCCGTCGAGGTCGGGATTGGCGACGTCCGAGATGTAGATGCTGGTGCCGGTGTAGCAGCCGAGGACGATGTCGTCGGAGGCGCCGTAGCCGCAGAGGTCGTTGAAGCCGGCGGTCGGCTCGACCGACGGGCTCGACGCGTAGTAGAGGGCGCGGCCGCGGTCGGACATGGCGGTCCGCTCCGCGAAGCCGGCGATCGTGGGGTCGGGCGTGAACGCCTCGACCGCCCGCCGGTCGGCCAGCGCGGTGCCGACGTCGCCGGAGGAGGTGAGGACGCTCGCGGCGACCGCGGTCCCCACTCCGAACTGCGCGATCGTGAGGACGCCCGCCGCGACGGCCGCGACGATGCTCGATGCCCTGACCATGTCTCCCCCTCGGCTCCTGCGACCCTACTTGACGAGCGGGAACAGGATCGTCTCGCGGATCCCGAGGCCGGTGATCGCCATCAGGAGGCGGTCGATGCCCATGCCCATGCCGCCGGTGGGGGGCATGCCGTGCTCGAGGGCGCGGAGGAAGTCCTCGTCCAGGCGCATCGCCTCGTCGTCGCCGGCGGCGGCCTGGCGGGCCTGCTCGACGAAGCGCTCGCGCTGCACGACCGGGTCGATCAGCTCGGAGTAGCCGGTGGCCAGCTCGAAGCCGCGGACGTAGAGGTCCCACTTCTCGACGACGCCCGGGATGCTGCGGTGCGCGCGCACGAGCGGCGAGGTGTCGACGGGGAAGTCCATCACGAAGGTCGGACGCGTCAGGCCGCCCTTCACGAAGTGCTCCCACAGCTCCTCGACGTACTTGCCGTGCGTGGGGACGTGCACCTCGACGCCCTCGCGCGCGGCGAGGGTCTCGAGCTCGGCGAGCTCCGTCTCCGGCGTGATCGCGATGCCGGCCGCGAGCGACAGGCTCTCGTACATCGAGATGCGGTCCCACCGGCCGCCGAGGTCGAACTCGGTGCCGTCGGCCCAGGTGACCACGTGCGAGCCCGCGACGGCCTGCGCCGCGTTCTGGATCAGCTCCTGGGTGAGGTCGGCGATCGAGTTGTAGTCGCCGTACGCCTGGTAGGCCTCGAGCATCGCGAACTCGGGCGAGTGGGTGGAGTCGGCGCCCTCGTTGCGGAAGTTGCGGTTGATCTCGAAGACCCGGTCGATGCCGCCGACGACCGCCCGCTTGAGGTAGAGCTCGGGCGCGATGCGCAGGTACAGCTCGGTGTCGAAGGCGTTCGAGTGCGTGGCGAAGGGGCGGGCGGAGGCGCCGCCGTGCATCACCTGCAGCATCGGGGTCTCGACCTCGAGGAACTCGTGCGAGGCGAAGGTG
This window harbors:
- a CDS encoding pirin family protein, with product MSNLEEHPDELPVAAEPVPRESGAVEILEARLVPLGGPRAIEVRRTLPQRSRSTIGAWCFADHYGPVRLGEEAGMDVPPHPHTGLQTVSWLFEGEIEHRDSVGSLAVVRPGELNLMTAGRGISHSEVSTGGAPVLHGVQLWVALPEEARLVDPFFEHHRGVPVELPGALVRVFVGGMLGASVPASTFTPLVAAQIDLEPGARVELPVEESWEYGVLVDAGPVAVEGADVPRSDLAYLTPGRSHLVLTAGDAGARVVLLGGEPFAEELVMWWNFVGRSHDDVAAARERWQSDVIARADPAGPFGTVDGYGGRALPAPVLPTVRLKPRRRA
- a CDS encoding FAD-dependent oxidoreductase, with the protein product MTASRTTRILILGGGYVGLYTAWGLEKRRGEAPIDVTVVEPNPYMTYQPLLPEVAGGHVQPRHVTVPLVSALKRTRVIRGAITGVSLAERSATVAAMDGSTRTIEFDQVVFALGAVTRTFPTPGLAEHGIGFKTVEEAAHLRDRVIENIAKAALTTDPAERRRLLTFVFVGGGYTGVEALSELLDLSRKTLAAQPSLSMGDVTWHLVEALDRVAPEVGPELSKWTLDHLRSRGVHVHLKTTMPSCEDGVVELSSGERIPTATIVWTAGVKPNPILDATDAPRGPKGHVMADARLRVIREDGEPVGGAWAAGDGAQVPDLTSEKQPAYYPPNAQNAVRQAKLLARNIIADLTGGTVEEYRHASVGTVAEYGIGKGAGLIKGVKLRGLPAWLAHRAYHGAAMPTLDRKWRIITGWLVDAVTPRDLSPMSALQDPRRAFRETAEATDREAAAKAAAKKESDAS
- the cls gene encoding cardiolipin synthase, whose product is MPAPDWAVILPIAAVVVELVVRVIAVIVVPRNRRPTTGLAWLMAIFLIPYVGILLFLFIGSYRLPRKRRRKQQEINRFILESTDGIDRVAREHPWPQWLESVVTLNRNLGAMPLVGGNDARLQGDYEQTIRAMAAEIDRARRYVHCEFYILAADSTTAPFFDALDRAVARGVRVRILLDHIASIRVPGYYSGTHRRLRVLERAGASWSYMLPVRPWRGQYQRPDLRNHRKLLIVDGNAAFMGSQNVVDSSYNKRGNIRRGLHWHDLMVRLEGPVVQGINAIFITDWYSETDELLLRESEPMEALQQRDTIDCQVVPSGPGFEGENNLRLFLTLLYSAQKSIIITSPYFVPDEAMLYAITTATRRGVHVELFVSEIGDQAVVYHAQRSYYETLLTAGVRIWMYRKPTILHAKHFTIDDDVAVIGSSNMDMRSFTLNLEVSLMVRGAEFVEDLRQVQQDYREHSRELTLREWRQQPLRSTLLDNLARLTSALQ
- the lysS gene encoding lysine--tRNA ligase; amino-acid sequence: MADTPDVPESTTPAAEQSDSEQAAAERAAQQEASEQKAVRLAKRERLLELAGDDLGAGAYPVAVGVTDTIAAVRARHEGIEPDVKTGERVGLAGRVVFQRNTGKLCFATLQAGDGERIQAMVSLGDVGEESLAAWKELVDLGDHLFVEGEVVSSKRGELSVWVSEWTIAAKAILPLPNLHNELGDETRMRQRYLDLIVRPQARETVVTRARVNASLRDTFASHEFLEVETPMLQVMHGGASARPFATHSNAFDTELYLRIAPELYLKRAVVGGIDRVFEINRNFRNEGADSTHSPEFAMLEAYQAYGDYNSIADLTQELIQNAAQAVAGSHVVTWADGTEFDLGGRWDRISMYESLSLAAGIAITPETELAELETLAAREGVEVHVPTHGKYVEELWEHFVKGGLTRPTFVMDFPVDTSPLVRAHRSIPGVVEKWDLYVRGFELATGYSELIDPVVQRERFVEQARQAAAGDDEAMRLDEDFLRALEHGMPPTGGMGMGIDRLLMAITGLGIRETILFPLVK